In one window of Hyalangium ruber DNA:
- a CDS encoding sigma-54-dependent transcriptional regulator, whose protein sequence is METLLIIDDDVGLLENLQMHFEEILQDGAPRYHVVTATSAGAGLKAAQEAMPSVVILDMMLPDRSGLEIIEEMKALCGDARIILVTAHHDMETTIRAMKAGAFDYIHKPFSDPAALDLVVDRALEYRQLSRRAASMSVESTAARLGDIVGTSPLMQQLVKEIGKVTSSRATVLINGESGTGKELFARVIHNYSYDESKPFIGINCSAIVDTLLESELFGHEKGAFTGATSTKLGKFELAEDGTVFLDEIGDMSLMLQAKLLRVLQEREFERVGGVKRVKLRARVIAATHRHLADEVAAGRFREDLYQRLKVITLHIPPLRERRDDIPPLVHHLLERINEKVHKRVTRVPPEVLEHLKALPWRGNVRELENVLTRAVVLAPGEVLLGDDLPALEPGISEPGQPALPLAQLLAAPPVDDVSQIPTLEEAERMLIQRAMAVTKGHKGKTCQILGISRPTLERKLQKFGLSQGLPSSLGGQG, encoded by the coding sequence ATGGAGACCCTTCTCATCATCGATGACGACGTGGGCCTCCTGGAGAACCTCCAGATGCACTTCGAGGAGATCCTCCAGGATGGCGCACCGCGTTACCATGTGGTGACGGCCACGAGCGCCGGCGCCGGCCTCAAGGCCGCCCAGGAGGCCATGCCCAGCGTGGTCATCCTGGACATGATGCTGCCGGACCGCAGCGGCCTGGAGATCATCGAGGAGATGAAGGCGCTGTGCGGTGACGCGCGCATCATCCTCGTCACGGCGCACCACGACATGGAGACGACGATCCGGGCCATGAAGGCCGGGGCGTTCGACTACATCCACAAGCCCTTCTCGGACCCGGCGGCGCTGGACCTGGTCGTGGACCGGGCGCTGGAGTACCGGCAGCTCTCACGCCGCGCCGCCTCGATGAGCGTCGAGAGCACCGCGGCGCGCCTGGGCGACATCGTCGGCACCAGCCCGCTGATGCAGCAGCTGGTGAAGGAGATCGGCAAAGTCACGAGCAGCCGGGCCACGGTGCTCATCAACGGCGAGAGCGGCACGGGCAAGGAGCTGTTCGCCCGCGTCATCCACAACTACTCGTACGACGAGTCCAAGCCCTTCATCGGCATCAACTGCTCGGCCATCGTGGACACGCTGCTGGAGAGCGAGCTGTTCGGCCACGAGAAGGGCGCCTTCACCGGCGCCACCTCCACCAAGCTGGGCAAGTTCGAGCTGGCCGAGGACGGCACCGTCTTCCTGGACGAAATCGGCGACATGTCGCTGATGCTCCAGGCCAAGCTGCTGCGCGTGCTGCAGGAGCGCGAGTTCGAGCGCGTCGGTGGCGTCAAGCGCGTGAAGCTACGGGCGCGCGTCATCGCCGCCACGCACCGTCACCTGGCCGATGAGGTGGCCGCCGGGCGCTTCCGCGAGGACCTCTACCAGCGCCTCAAGGTCATCACCCTCCACATCCCGCCCCTGCGCGAGCGGCGCGACGACATCCCCCCGCTGGTGCATCACCTGCTGGAGCGCATCAACGAGAAGGTCCACAAGCGCGTCACCCGCGTGCCGCCCGAGGTGCTCGAGCACCTCAAGGCGCTGCCCTGGCGCGGCAACGTGCGCGAGCTGGAGAACGTGCTCACCCGCGCCGTGGTGCTCGCTCCCGGCGAGGTGCTGCTGGGAGACGATCTCCCCGCCCTGGAGCCGGGGATCTCCGAGCCCGGCCAGCCCGCCCTGCCCCTGGCGCAGCTGCTCGCCGCGCCGCCGGTGGACGACGTCAGCCAGATTCCCACGCTGGAAGAGGCCGAGCGCATGCTCATCCAGCGCGCCATGGCGGTGACCAAGGGTCATAAAGGCAAGACGTGCCAGATCCTCGGCATCAGCCGGCCGACCCTCGAGCGTAAGCTCCAGAAATTCGGGCTTTCTCAGGGACTCCCCTCGTCATTGGGTGGACAGGGCTGA
- a CDS encoding sensor histidine kinase, producing MNAQLLQAVQLAWSPTLRVTRIEGDCPALLHRPTAELLDAPIHVALGISPEKARELDARARENRRAVEFISARFGGEEHSPLRLVLGMEGDEAIAVIQDLDLLLEGAPPVQISKLSSSLSHEIRNPLSSVKMAVQTLQRNTGLSDRDKRRLTIANREIRTMERMLWLLSEYGRDSVPRLEPQPLRSVVQEAQAMVAPELAERRIELKIEEEPDLPRVQVDGTRLRPVLAQLLLNIAMGQTEDSHITVHLRHGPAGQPLMVFTDSAAALPPEERGTLFEPFGSRLARGAGLSLAALRRVMLNQGGDLSAEGSAEPGLVFTLTFAL from the coding sequence ATGAACGCCCAGCTCTTACAAGCCGTTCAGCTCGCCTGGTCTCCGACCTTGCGGGTTACCCGTATCGAGGGCGACTGCCCTGCCCTACTCCACCGCCCGACCGCGGAGCTGCTGGACGCCCCGATCCACGTGGCGCTCGGCATCTCTCCCGAAAAGGCGCGGGAGCTGGATGCGCGCGCGCGGGAGAACCGCCGCGCCGTGGAGTTCATCTCCGCCCGCTTCGGCGGCGAGGAGCACTCCCCGCTGCGACTGGTGCTCGGAATGGAGGGGGACGAGGCCATCGCCGTCATCCAGGACCTGGACCTCCTTCTCGAGGGCGCCCCGCCGGTGCAGATCTCCAAGCTCTCCTCCTCGCTGAGCCATGAGATCCGCAACCCATTGAGCTCCGTGAAGATGGCGGTGCAGACGCTCCAGCGGAACACGGGGCTGTCGGACCGGGACAAGCGCCGGCTGACCATCGCCAACCGGGAGATCCGCACCATGGAGCGGATGCTCTGGCTCCTGTCCGAGTATGGCCGCGACAGCGTGCCCCGCCTGGAGCCCCAGCCGCTGCGCTCCGTCGTGCAGGAGGCCCAGGCCATGGTGGCGCCGGAGCTGGCCGAGCGCCGCATCGAACTCAAAATAGAAGAGGAGCCGGACCTGCCCCGGGTGCAGGTGGATGGCACCCGACTGCGGCCCGTGCTCGCCCAGCTCTTGCTCAACATCGCCATGGGCCAGACCGAGGACTCCCACATCACGGTCCACCTACGGCACGGGCCCGCGGGCCAGCCCCTCATGGTCTTCACGGACTCGGCCGCCGCTCTGCCGCCTGAGGAGCGAGGGACCTTGTTCGAACCCTTCGGCTCTCGCCTGGCGCGCGGGGCGGGGCTCTCCCTGGCGGCGCTCCGGCGTGTCATGCTCAATCAGGGGGGAGATCTCTCCGCCGAGGGAAGTGCGGAGCCGGGCCTGGTGTTCACGCTCACCTTCGCCTTGTGA
- a CDS encoding fused MFS/spermidine synthase has product MSGATALVYELVWSKYLANVLGNSGQAHAVVLATFMGGLALGAYVFGRTADRVKNPLRMYGLLELGVGLYVFLFPSVLEFLSAAYLAVAVNMPEGVRVVPKLVLAALSLVVPTMLMGGTLPALVRHFSSKLSHVQRELARLYAINSLGAAMGVFLAGTTLVPAMGLAVSSRIAAALNILLALVAIVVARRYPPAQSAEAAASQEASSEEGDNVSYPRLAVRAALVGVMLSGFTSMLYQVTWIRLLTIVLGASTYAFTLILTAFILGIGLGSFWLMTRKGKGDLLRLFGHLQVGLVLSVCVALPLYVRLPNLFSNAQWLMNHTADAWSLYQIITFGFCCVVLLVPTFFMGAAFPAAARVATAKVEEVGRELGGVYLWNTVGTILGSALGGLVLMPWWGMEGNFIAGVVGNLLAAGAAFYASPQRPAKPLRAFGGLGVGLAAGVIFLVAMNGWAVTLSGIAQVRVPRHKPPAYQSQVDWFQRDVKAQFYQDDTFASVLVGQLNEHRFMRINGKIDASNGDDTETMVLAGHLGMLLHPREPENALVVGAGAAITTGSMLAHPVKHLDMVEISPAVIEAARLFKDDNRNAVDDPRTHVHVDDAKTFMALAPRKYDLIVSVPSNPWVAGVSGLFTRDFFQTVDKHLADDGVLVQWIHTYESSRDLIRLVVRTMRDTFPHATTWLGPSDIILVASRKPLSLDQQKVIARMARPDVKEDLARVDIHDLFTLLSKQIHSEEGQLEFAGPGPINTDDHNILEYSSPIAFFIGRQEVRVRDERRGADGGKRLWVHRYMEENPPTVEQLARLHRNLERFHAANDPLVRGAADRWHALAPDSPEAALALAKSALATSDLALSQSLLEPLINQGQREPKFVIPWLKLATARSWGARTVWTPNLGASAAAALGRQVAADHPQNAELAQALRGLCEALPASDCPDQKPASGPAVAAPMEP; this is encoded by the coding sequence TTGTCCGGGGCCACGGCTCTGGTCTATGAGCTCGTCTGGTCCAAGTACCTGGCCAATGTCCTGGGCAATAGCGGGCAGGCCCACGCCGTGGTGCTGGCTACCTTCATGGGCGGGCTGGCGCTCGGTGCCTACGTCTTCGGGCGCACCGCGGACCGGGTGAAGAACCCCCTGCGCATGTACGGCCTGCTGGAGCTGGGGGTGGGCCTCTATGTCTTCCTGTTCCCCTCGGTGCTGGAGTTCCTGAGCGCGGCGTACCTGGCCGTGGCGGTGAACATGCCCGAGGGCGTCCGGGTGGTGCCCAAGCTGGTCCTGGCGGCGCTCTCGCTGGTGGTGCCCACCATGCTGATGGGCGGCACCCTGCCGGCGCTGGTGCGGCACTTCTCCTCCAAGCTCTCCCACGTCCAGCGCGAGCTGGCGCGCCTGTACGCCATCAACAGCCTGGGCGCCGCGATGGGCGTCTTCCTGGCGGGCACCACCCTGGTCCCCGCCATGGGCCTGGCCGTGTCGTCGCGGATCGCCGCGGCCCTCAACATCCTGCTGGCGCTGGTGGCCATCGTCGTGGCGCGCCGCTACCCGCCCGCCCAGTCCGCGGAGGCCGCCGCCTCTCAGGAGGCTTCCTCGGAGGAGGGGGACAACGTCTCTTATCCCCGGCTGGCGGTGCGTGCCGCCCTGGTGGGGGTGATGCTCTCCGGCTTCACCTCGATGCTCTACCAGGTGACGTGGATCCGGCTGCTGACCATCGTCCTGGGCGCCTCCACCTATGCCTTCACCCTCATCCTGACCGCCTTCATCCTCGGCATCGGCCTGGGCAGCTTCTGGCTGATGACCCGGAAGGGGAAGGGTGACCTGCTGCGCCTGTTCGGCCACCTGCAGGTGGGGCTGGTGCTCAGTGTGTGCGTGGCGCTGCCGCTCTACGTCCGGCTGCCGAACCTCTTCAGCAACGCCCAGTGGTTGATGAACCACACGGCGGATGCCTGGTCGCTCTACCAGATCATCACCTTTGGCTTCTGCTGCGTGGTGCTGCTGGTGCCTACCTTCTTCATGGGCGCGGCCTTCCCCGCCGCGGCGCGCGTGGCCACCGCCAAGGTGGAGGAGGTCGGCCGCGAGCTGGGCGGCGTGTACCTGTGGAACACCGTAGGCACCATCCTGGGCTCGGCCCTGGGCGGTCTGGTGCTCATGCCGTGGTGGGGCATGGAGGGCAACTTCATCGCCGGCGTGGTGGGCAACCTCCTGGCCGCCGGTGCCGCCTTCTACGCCTCGCCCCAGCGCCCCGCGAAGCCCCTGCGCGCCTTCGGTGGGCTGGGTGTGGGGCTGGCCGCCGGTGTCATCTTCCTAGTGGCCATGAATGGCTGGGCCGTGACGCTGTCGGGCATCGCCCAGGTCCGCGTGCCGCGCCACAAGCCGCCGGCCTACCAGTCCCAGGTCGACTGGTTCCAGCGCGACGTGAAGGCTCAGTTCTACCAGGACGACACCTTCGCCAGCGTGCTCGTGGGTCAGCTCAACGAGCACCGCTTCATGCGCATCAACGGGAAGATCGACGCCTCCAATGGCGACGACACCGAGACGATGGTGCTCGCCGGTCACCTCGGCATGCTGCTGCACCCGCGTGAGCCGGAGAACGCGCTCGTGGTGGGCGCCGGCGCCGCCATCACCACCGGCTCCATGCTCGCCCACCCGGTCAAGCACCTGGACATGGTGGAGATCTCCCCCGCCGTCATCGAGGCGGCGCGCCTGTTCAAGGACGACAACCGCAACGCCGTCGATGATCCGCGCACGCACGTCCACGTCGACGACGCGAAGACCTTCATGGCCCTGGCGCCGCGCAAGTACGACCTGATCGTCAGCGTGCCGTCCAACCCCTGGGTGGCCGGCGTCTCCGGTCTCTTCACGCGCGACTTCTTCCAGACCGTGGACAAGCACCTGGCCGACGATGGCGTGCTGGTGCAGTGGATCCACACCTACGAGAGCAGCCGGGACCTCATCCGCCTCGTCGTCCGGACCATGCGTGACACCTTCCCGCACGCCACCACGTGGCTGGGGCCCAGCGACATCATCCTCGTGGCCAGCCGCAAGCCGCTGTCGCTCGATCAGCAGAAGGTGATCGCCCGCATGGCCCGCCCGGACGTGAAGGAGGACCTCGCCCGGGTGGACATCCACGATCTCTTCACCTTGCTGTCCAAGCAGATCCACAGCGAGGAGGGGCAGCTCGAGTTCGCCGGGCCCGGCCCCATCAACACCGACGACCACAACATCCTGGAGTACTCCTCGCCCATCGCCTTCTTCATCGGCCGGCAAGAGGTGCGCGTGCGCGACGAGCGCCGGGGCGCCGACGGCGGCAAGCGGCTCTGGGTCCACCGCTACATGGAGGAGAACCCGCCCACCGTCGAGCAGCTCGCCCGTCTCCACCGCAACCTCGAGCGCTTCCACGCGGCCAATGATCCGCTCGTCCGAGGCGCCGCGGACCGCTGGCACGCGCTCGCGCCGGACAGCCCCGAGGCCGCCCTGGCACTCGCCAAGTCGGCGCTGGCCACCTCGGATCTCGCCCTCTCCCAGTCCCTGCTGGAGCCGCTGATCAACCAGGGCCAGCGAGAGCCGAAGTTCGTCATCCCGTGGCTGAAGCTGGCGACGGCGCGCTCCTGGGGCGCTCGGACCGTGTGGACTCCCAACCTCGGCGCCTCCGCGGCCGCCGCCCTGGGACGGCAGGTCGCCGCTGATCATCCTCAGAACGCGGAGCTGGCTCAGGCGCTGCGCGGGCTCTGCGAGGCGCTGCCGGCCTCCGATTGCCCTGATCAGAAACCCGCTTCCGGGCCCGCCGTGGCGGCTCCGATGGAACCCTGA
- a CDS encoding YfhO family protein → MALLTPPRRVVLSACGLLAVMALVYHPVLAGQLLAGREVFRIFFPDSAFLLESLRAGELPLWTPYLRLGQPFAATLYSQVFYPPRWLAVLLAGPIAGMTVLHLFHVALAAVGVFLLARQLRVSWPAAMVAGATFGLCPMMTTLSIQQNVVDAAAWSGFILHAARTTALAPSAANVARLTALTALSVLAGSPETTLWQGLLCLLSLPRPRLPGRYVARAVPVALGLALAGAVAAVALLPAAEFAMNSLRMDAEAFAKQRLTWSTSWPQLLSAVWPLADWPRDTYWGQDQWFILNQFLGALPCALGFVGAVWGPRRARPLAVGALLLALLSLGRHFPPATWALQIPPFSLFRYPSKYFVGAAFCLSVLSGFGLDALGRFARRVGASRLKAALAFVGMGVALAISGPVVRRLPLREMAQNGVIWPLLFWGLAAVIFLLLPSTFGRPRRVRHAVAVLTVLELVAAHQFLGLPKHAPFRSLDHASALRPYLPQPFEGRVSAGIMEPEATAQVGVIIERSIDWLVPNRFVEEHLPALEGYGAPEPAYSELLQYARERSVYDLTGVTLYIRRGPPPFADLELLHQLEDGVTLSRSRTALPRAFLVQQARVVHDEEALAAVRAPSQPFRRTAFLATGEPLDRPACDGQARIVDSGAQHLEVEAEACDESYLVLSDTHYPGWKATLDGAPVPIHRANYALRAVRTPTGTHRIRFEYHPWSFRLGLAVSLLTCGGLAALILYRRRIASRPRG, encoded by the coding sequence GTGGCCCTTCTGACACCTCCTCGCCGCGTCGTCCTGAGCGCCTGCGGACTGCTGGCCGTGATGGCCCTGGTCTACCACCCGGTGCTCGCCGGCCAGTTGCTGGCGGGGCGGGAGGTGTTCCGCATCTTCTTCCCGGACTCGGCCTTCCTCCTGGAGTCGCTGCGCGCGGGCGAGCTGCCGCTGTGGACGCCCTACCTGCGCCTGGGCCAGCCCTTCGCGGCCACGCTCTACTCCCAGGTCTTCTATCCGCCCCGATGGTTGGCGGTGCTGCTCGCCGGGCCCATCGCGGGGATGACGGTGCTGCACCTGTTCCACGTCGCGCTGGCGGCCGTGGGGGTGTTCCTCCTGGCGCGCCAGCTTCGGGTGTCCTGGCCCGCGGCGATGGTGGCCGGCGCCACGTTCGGCCTGTGCCCGATGATGACGACGCTGAGCATCCAGCAGAACGTCGTCGACGCGGCGGCCTGGAGCGGCTTCATCCTCCATGCGGCGCGCACCACGGCGCTGGCCCCGAGCGCCGCGAACGTGGCCCGGCTCACCGCGCTCACGGCACTCTCGGTGCTGGCCGGCTCACCGGAGACGACGCTCTGGCAGGGGCTGCTGTGCCTGCTGTCGCTGCCGAGGCCAAGGCTTCCGGGGCGATATGTGGCGCGGGCGGTCCCCGTGGCGCTCGGGCTGGCGCTGGCGGGGGCCGTGGCGGCGGTGGCGCTGCTGCCGGCCGCGGAGTTCGCGATGAACTCGCTGCGCATGGATGCGGAGGCCTTCGCGAAGCAGCGGCTGACCTGGTCCACCTCGTGGCCGCAGCTCCTCTCCGCGGTGTGGCCACTGGCGGACTGGCCGCGTGACACCTATTGGGGCCAGGATCAGTGGTTCATCCTCAACCAGTTCCTTGGGGCGCTGCCCTGTGCCCTCGGGTTCGTGGGCGCCGTCTGGGGTCCCCGGCGGGCCCGGCCGCTGGCGGTAGGAGCCTTGCTGCTGGCGCTGCTGAGCCTCGGGCGCCACTTCCCACCCGCGACCTGGGCGCTGCAAATCCCGCCCTTCTCGCTGTTCCGCTATCCGTCCAAATACTTCGTGGGCGCCGCCTTCTGCCTCTCGGTGCTGTCCGGCTTCGGGCTGGATGCCTTGGGACGGTTCGCCCGGCGCGTGGGGGCCTCCCGCCTCAAGGCCGCCCTGGCCTTCGTGGGGATGGGCGTGGCGCTGGCCATCAGCGGCCCCGTGGTGCGGCGCCTGCCCCTGCGCGAGATGGCCCAGAACGGCGTCATCTGGCCCCTGCTCTTCTGGGGGCTCGCGGCGGTCATCTTCCTCCTGCTGCCCTCCACCTTCGGACGCCCGCGCCGGGTACGTCACGCGGTCGCGGTGCTCACCGTCCTGGAGCTGGTGGCAGCGCACCAGTTCCTGGGCCTGCCGAAGCACGCTCCCTTCCGGAGCCTCGACCACGCCTCGGCGCTCCGGCCGTACCTGCCCCAGCCCTTCGAGGGCCGAGTGAGCGCCGGCATCATGGAGCCCGAGGCAACGGCCCAGGTGGGCGTCATCATCGAGCGGAGCATCGACTGGCTCGTCCCCAACCGCTTCGTGGAGGAGCACCTGCCCGCGCTCGAGGGCTACGGCGCGCCCGAGCCCGCCTACAGCGAGCTGCTCCAGTACGCGCGGGAGCGGAGCGTGTACGACCTGACCGGCGTCACCTTATATATACGCCGGGGCCCTCCTCCGTTCGCGGACCTGGAGCTGCTCCACCAGCTCGAGGATGGCGTCACCCTCTCCCGCTCCCGCACGGCCCTGCCGCGCGCCTTCCTGGTGCAGCAGGCCAGGGTAGTACACGACGAAGAAGCGCTCGCGGCGGTGCGTGCGCCCTCCCAACCCTTCCGGCGCACGGCGTTCCTTGCCACGGGCGAGCCACTGGATCGTCCCGCATGCGACGGCCAAGCGCGAATCGTGGACTCAGGCGCCCAGCACCTGGAGGTGGAAGCCGAGGCCTGTGACGAGAGCTACCTCGTGCTCAGCGACACCCACTACCCCGGTTGGAAGGCCACGCTCGACGGGGCGCCGGTGCCCATCCACCGCGCCAACTACGCCCTGCGGGCCGTGCGTACTCCGACGGGGACGCACCGGATCCGGTTCGAGTACCACCCGTGGAGCTTCCGGCTGGGGCTCGCCGTCTCCCTGCTGACCTGTGGGGGGCTCGCGGCGCTCATCCTCTACCGTCGCCGAATCGCCTCGCGGCCCAGGGGCTGA
- a CDS encoding amidohydrolase family protein, with product MEGRLLLKNCAVFRADGRVRTGMALVVQEGLIRRVAPDAEVPVLPGDWEVACRGRLVSPGLVDCHTHMVGGQLLPPTGNFLLRAPNNRLERRKHVASLLTVGEVEALTRFAIARALRDGITLAVEHLEAPADVAGALTVQARAAEQLGIRLVTGHLTHSLSGEASARECLEGNTDFARRYRAHPLVRGALGFQSSHTCEEDLLRRIATLSEELDAPVLFHLADGQDDLTATYELYGKRVVPRLDELGLLSSRSIAARARTVDAGEARRLSDTGTFVAISPRAQLTAERIGDSLEALLTLPPLIGLGTSGQGTLWEEALAALVGLMRISRAGRLPDPDGMLAQLLVSGPAELCTRLYRLPSGGVEEGSIADLVVYDSVPTSDPETGYSPHLLGQLAQARVAWTIVNGRVTVREGQLLGADFVELAHAAAAALASVWNRASLS from the coding sequence ATGGAAGGCCGCCTCCTCCTCAAGAACTGCGCCGTGTTCCGGGCGGACGGTCGGGTTCGCACCGGCATGGCCCTGGTGGTGCAGGAGGGCCTCATCCGCCGCGTGGCTCCGGACGCCGAGGTGCCCGTCCTCCCCGGCGACTGGGAGGTGGCGTGCCGGGGCCGGCTGGTGTCTCCGGGGCTCGTGGACTGCCACACGCACATGGTTGGCGGCCAGCTCCTGCCCCCCACGGGCAACTTCCTGCTGCGCGCGCCGAACAACCGCCTGGAGCGGCGCAAGCACGTGGCCTCGCTCCTGACGGTGGGAGAGGTGGAGGCGCTCACCCGCTTCGCCATCGCCCGGGCGCTTCGGGACGGCATCACCCTGGCGGTGGAGCACCTGGAGGCGCCCGCGGATGTCGCGGGAGCGCTCACGGTCCAGGCGCGCGCGGCCGAGCAGCTCGGCATTCGGTTGGTGACGGGCCACCTCACCCACAGCCTCTCCGGAGAGGCCTCCGCCCGGGAGTGCCTCGAGGGGAATACGGACTTCGCGCGGCGCTACCGCGCCCACCCGCTGGTGCGGGGCGCCCTGGGCTTCCAATCGTCCCATACCTGCGAGGAAGACCTCCTGCGCCGGATCGCCACCCTGTCCGAGGAGCTCGACGCGCCCGTCCTGTTCCACCTCGCCGACGGGCAGGACGATCTCACCGCCACCTATGAGCTGTACGGCAAGCGCGTGGTGCCACGGCTGGACGAGCTGGGGCTGCTGAGCTCGCGCTCCATCGCCGCGCGGGCGCGCACCGTCGATGCTGGGGAGGCCCGGCGGCTGTCGGACACGGGCACCTTCGTCGCGATCAGCCCCCGCGCGCAGCTCACCGCCGAGCGCATCGGCGACTCGCTGGAGGCGCTGCTCACGCTGCCGCCCCTGATCGGGTTGGGCACCAGTGGCCAGGGCACTCTCTGGGAGGAGGCGCTGGCGGCCCTCGTGGGCTTGATGCGGATCTCCCGCGCCGGCCGCCTGCCGGATCCGGACGGGATGCTGGCGCAGTTGCTGGTGAGCGGCCCCGCGGAGCTGTGTACCCGCTTGTACCGGCTGCCCTCGGGCGGAGTGGAGGAGGGCTCCATCGCCGATCTGGTGGTGTACGACAGCGTGCCCACCTCGGACCCGGAGACGGGCTACTCACCGCACCTGCTCGGCCAGCTAGCCCAGGCGCGGGTGGCCTGGACGATCGTCAACGGCCGCGTCACCGTGCGCGAGGGGCAGTTGCTCGGCGCGGACTTCGTGGAGCTGGCCCACGCCGCCGCCGCCGCGCTCGCCAGCGTGTGGAACCGCGCCAGCCTCTCTTGA
- a CDS encoding class I SAM-dependent rRNA methyltransferase: MSPARVPLAQSFRAARERRGPLLTEPRTTALRWVNGAPDGVPDVTVDAFADVLVMSLYRDFAPSEEQALLDAAVEAWAPRSLYLKRRPREARVLANTSREALAPEVPARGAPVEALEALENGVRFLIRPAQGLSVGLYLDMRETRAWLMGQVKGLTVLNLFSYTCAFGVVATAGGARRALNIDTSRRVLDWGEENARLNGQPVDRYDYVAGDVFDWLGRLAKKGQAFDVVISDPPSFSTTRTTRFSAARDYPQLAEAAARLVTPGGRLVACCNLSTLTGRRFEAMVAEGVARAGRQGRPVHSLGPSPVDFPASPEAPPGLKVNVLQLR; this comes from the coding sequence ATGAGCCCCGCCCGCGTCCCACTCGCCCAAAGCTTCCGTGCGGCCCGCGAGCGGCGGGGACCGCTGCTCACGGAGCCGCGCACCACCGCGCTGCGCTGGGTGAACGGCGCTCCGGATGGCGTGCCCGACGTGACGGTGGATGCCTTCGCGGACGTGCTGGTGATGAGCCTCTACCGGGACTTCGCTCCCTCCGAGGAGCAGGCCCTGCTCGACGCGGCCGTGGAGGCCTGGGCTCCGCGCAGCCTCTACCTCAAGCGTCGCCCCCGCGAGGCCCGGGTGCTGGCCAACACCTCCCGAGAGGCGCTCGCCCCCGAGGTGCCCGCCCGAGGAGCGCCCGTCGAAGCCCTGGAGGCGCTGGAGAACGGCGTGCGCTTCCTCATCCGCCCCGCGCAGGGCCTCTCGGTGGGCCTGTACCTGGACATGCGCGAGACGCGCGCGTGGCTGATGGGGCAGGTGAAGGGCCTCACCGTGCTCAACCTCTTCTCCTACACCTGCGCCTTCGGTGTGGTGGCCACGGCGGGCGGCGCTCGGCGCGCGCTCAACATCGACACCAGCCGGCGCGTGCTGGACTGGGGCGAGGAGAACGCCCGCCTCAACGGCCAGCCGGTGGACCGCTACGACTATGTCGCGGGGGATGTGTTCGACTGGCTCGGGCGCCTGGCGAAGAAGGGGCAGGCGTTCGATGTGGTGATTTCGGATCCGCCCTCCTTCTCCACTACGCGCACCACCCGCTTCTCCGCGGCTCGGGACTACCCCCAGCTGGCCGAGGCCGCCGCGCGCTTGGTGACCCCCGGAGGCCGGCTGGTGGCCTGTTGCAACCTGTCCACCCTCACGGGCCGCCGCTTCGAGGCGATGGTGGCCGAAGGAGTGGCTCGTGCGGGGCGCCAGGGACGGCCGGTACACTCGCTCGGCCCCTCGCCGGTCGACTTCCCGGCCTCCCCGGAGGCCCCCCCCGGGCTCAAGGTGAACGTCCTTCAGCTGCGCTAG
- a CDS encoding serine/threonine protein kinase, which yields MSTAASRDTSRFGKYRLIDRIAVGGMAEIFLAHQVDGEGLETPVVIKRIRPHLSKHATFVKMFLNEARLAAQLNHPNIVQIHDLGKIGENYFIAMEYIFGRDMRRVIPKAEEVGIQFPLVYALRIASDVCAGLHYAHQKVDLYGNPLNIVHRDVTPENIFVAFDGTVKVLDFGIAKATNQVEQTRAGELKGKLSYMSPEQCLGKPVDRRSDIFSVGVALYEWLTGFKLFTGESEVVVMRSITEGKIYAPSYFKADIPEPVEAILMKALEKDRDKRYQTAAEMRSAIDAFLNTYEFTPTPLHLSNFLRQIFHDELKEEQGRLVKQTSSAEEIVALEEELTPEAASPVREGRSPSERLLSIPLSGEQLAALEAMAQRNGVTVSKMVGELLSTWLKYR from the coding sequence ATGTCCACCGCTGCGTCACGAGACACCAGTCGCTTTGGCAAGTACCGGCTCATCGATCGCATCGCGGTCGGAGGAATGGCGGAGATCTTCCTCGCGCACCAGGTGGACGGAGAGGGGCTGGAGACGCCCGTCGTCATCAAGCGCATCCGCCCGCACCTGTCCAAGCACGCCACCTTCGTGAAGATGTTCCTGAACGAGGCCCGGCTGGCCGCGCAGCTCAACCACCCCAACATCGTGCAGATCCACGACCTGGGGAAGATCGGCGAGAACTACTTCATCGCCATGGAGTACATCTTCGGCCGGGACATGCGGCGCGTCATCCCCAAGGCCGAGGAGGTGGGGATCCAGTTCCCGCTGGTGTACGCGCTGCGCATCGCCTCGGACGTGTGCGCGGGGTTGCACTACGCGCACCAGAAGGTGGACCTGTACGGCAACCCGCTGAACATCGTTCACCGGGACGTGACGCCGGAGAACATCTTCGTGGCCTTCGACGGTACGGTGAAGGTGCTGGACTTCGGCATCGCCAAGGCGACCAACCAGGTGGAGCAGACGCGCGCGGGCGAGCTCAAGGGCAAGCTCAGCTACATGAGCCCCGAGCAGTGCCTGGGCAAGCCGGTGGATCGGCGCAGCGACATCTTCTCGGTGGGCGTGGCGCTCTACGAGTGGCTCACCGGCTTCAAGCTCTTCACGGGTGAGTCCGAGGTGGTGGTGATGCGCAGCATCACCGAGGGGAAGATCTACGCGCCCTCGTACTTCAAGGCGGACATCCCCGAGCCGGTGGAAGCCATCCTGATGAAGGCGTTGGAGAAGGATCGGGACAAGCGCTACCAGACGGCGGCGGAGATGCGCTCGGCGATCGACGCGTTCCTCAACACGTACGAGTTCACGCCCACGCCGCTGCACCTCTCGAACTTCCTGCGGCAGATCTTCCACGATGAGCTGAAGGAGGAGCAGGGGCGGCTGGTGAAGCAGACCTCCAGCGCGGAGGAGATCGTCGCGTTGGAGGAGGAGCTGACGCCCGAGGCGGCCAGCCCTGTGCGGGAAGGCCGCAGCCCCTCCGAGCGCCTGCTGAGCATTCCCCTGTCCGGTGAGCAGCTCGCCGCGCTGGAGGCCATGGCACAGCGCAACGGCGTCACCGTGAGCAAGATGGTGGGAGAGCTGCTCTCCACCTGGCTCAAGTACCGCTGA